A stretch of Pseudoclavibacter chungangensis DNA encodes these proteins:
- a CDS encoding DUF6630 family protein, translating into MTDGAVAWSQLALVLGLDETAAIDIANAADARPSDVSAFDDGDPEVPRLVAADRAERTPAAILTERLGAAGFLVRIAHDAQPSHIARAFESTAPMREWSAELVLRDGLGCDENLLFAARQLTHLGLDVLVDESDDETHALVVVPRKRLAMIAAATTALRSALGAPPPVTHAPPAGAGPSPGVVPTLPRLIDATAARTGEAHPVIHGRTRPVMADEFLERTRDGRGFAVCDEGTDAWIALALELGLDDAAARDVGIAYADPEVYLDTHRGRLASAFPRITSPAGVTPLLALFDRLHVAGLAAGITSAMPPAHVAATIGALRPVYGGGTVLRLDGARSIEAALRAAGDQLARAGLELVSITLDSGAYQLAVIPADRLRGVLSAALDAHPFVAPILPGVVLDTTVPVVRYLDFSAEDGVHDGGPTGPGTGGRFSGAWTRFRGPSPQPTPPRQPPDASLRTGVHPHTGGPLPTGTHTHISGPLPTGTHVRAGNAVRDDGARGGPVDPSDRSREERTPAPTARAEPVRQSPPPAPRATDARGAWTALALALGLPRGVAEEVGSSVDQPGAYFDAHRDGLMWQFGSIDEVSKLTPVLALCDALQRNGLHAGVDARFAAADVAAALEHAGPLRDAGARLRLRLPDGWTNDDALLLAAARLTRWGLELLLVTVTPDGFEFAIVPRARLDAALEAAAVVRSFTPDASHPQLPVVRYVDFDPDATSDATARPPA; encoded by the coding sequence ATGACCGATGGCGCTGTCGCGTGGAGCCAATTGGCACTCGTGCTCGGGCTCGACGAAACCGCCGCGATCGACATCGCGAATGCCGCGGATGCGCGCCCGTCCGATGTGTCGGCGTTCGACGACGGCGACCCCGAGGTGCCGCGACTGGTCGCAGCCGATCGCGCCGAACGCACGCCCGCGGCGATCCTGACCGAGCGGCTCGGTGCGGCCGGGTTCCTCGTCCGGATCGCGCACGACGCGCAGCCGTCGCACATCGCCCGCGCGTTCGAGTCGACCGCGCCGATGCGGGAGTGGAGCGCCGAGCTCGTGCTGCGGGATGGCCTCGGGTGCGACGAGAACCTCCTGTTCGCGGCACGTCAGCTGACACACCTCGGCCTCGACGTCCTCGTCGACGAGAGCGACGACGAGACCCACGCACTCGTCGTCGTCCCACGGAAACGCCTCGCGATGATCGCCGCGGCGACGACCGCACTGCGATCTGCGCTCGGCGCGCCGCCGCCCGTCACCCACGCGCCGCCGGCGGGCGCGGGCCCCTCCCCGGGCGTCGTCCCGACGCTGCCTCGCCTCATCGACGCGACCGCGGCGAGGACGGGTGAGGCGCATCCCGTGATCCACGGCAGGACGCGGCCCGTGATGGCCGACGAGTTCTTGGAACGGACGCGGGACGGCCGGGGTTTCGCCGTGTGCGACGAGGGAACCGACGCATGGATCGCGCTCGCCCTCGAACTCGGCCTCGACGACGCGGCCGCTCGCGACGTGGGGATCGCCTACGCCGATCCGGAGGTGTACCTCGACACCCACCGTGGCCGGCTCGCATCGGCGTTCCCGCGCATCACGAGCCCGGCGGGCGTGACGCCGCTCCTTGCGCTCTTCGACCGCCTGCACGTCGCCGGCCTCGCCGCCGGGATCACGTCCGCGATGCCACCCGCCCACGTCGCGGCCACGATCGGCGCGCTCCGTCCGGTCTACGGCGGGGGTACGGTGCTCCGGCTCGACGGTGCGCGCTCGATCGAGGCCGCCCTGCGCGCGGCCGGTGACCAACTCGCTCGCGCCGGACTCGAGCTCGTGTCCATCACACTCGATTCCGGCGCGTACCAGCTCGCCGTCATCCCGGCCGATCGGCTCCGGGGAGTCCTGTCGGCGGCGCTCGACGCGCACCCGTTCGTCGCCCCGATCCTGCCCGGCGTCGTGCTCGACACGACCGTGCCCGTCGTCCGGTACCTCGATTTCTCGGCGGAGGACGGGGTGCACGACGGTGGACCGACCGGGCCGGGCACGGGCGGAAGGTTCTCGGGCGCATGGACGCGCTTCCGCGGCCCGAGCCCGCAGCCGACACCGCCACGGCAGCCGCCCGACGCCTCCCTCCGGACGGGCGTGCACCCCCACACCGGCGGACCCCTCCCGACAGGCACGCACACCCACATCAGCGGTCCGCTCCCGACAGGCACCCACGTCCGGGCCGGCAACGCCGTGCGGGACGACGGGGCTCGGGGCGGGCCCGTCGATCCGTCCGACCGTTCACGCGAGGAACGTACGCCGGCGCCGACAGCGCGGGCGGAACCCGTCCGTCAGAGCCCACCGCCCGCGCCTCGAGCGACCGATGCCCGCGGCGCCTGGACCGCGCTCGCGCTCGCGCTCGGTCTGCCGCGCGGCGTGGCCGAGGAGGTCGGGTCGAGCGTCGACCAGCCCGGAGCGTACTTCGATGCGCATCGGGACGGACTCATGTGGCAGTTCGGGTCGATCGACGAGGTCTCGAAACTGACGCCCGTGCTCGCCCTCTGCGATGCGCTGCAGCGGAACGGCCTGCACGCCGGGGTGGACGCACGATTCGCCGCCGCCGACGTCGCCGCCGCACTCGAGCACGCCGGCCCGCTCCGGGACGCGGGCGCGCGGCTGCGGCTGCGGCTGCCCGACGGTTGGACGAACGACGACGCACTGCTGCTCGCGGCCGCCCGCCTCACGCGCTGGGGGCTCGAGTTGCTGCTCGTGACGGTCACGCCGGACGGCTTCGAGTTCGCGATCGTTCCCCGCGCACGTCTCGATGCGGCGCTCGAGGCGGCGGCGGTCGTGCGTTCGTTCACACCGGATGCCTCGCACCCGCAACTCCCCGTCGTCCGCTACGTCGACTTCGACCCCGACGCGACGTCGGATGCGACCGCTCGACCGCCCGCCTGA
- a CDS encoding DMT family transporter, with protein sequence MQTLLWIALTVVGGGFIAAQSRVNGELGSRIGDPYAAALISFGLGFVLLMFAAVGSRSRGGALPSVVRAVREGRLAWWQVLGGAGGALLVFSQSLTTPLLGVALFTIAVVAGQTAGGLLVDRAGLGPAGVQSVTARRLIGALLVIAAVAVTVGGRIEGGFPYALLLFPFCSGLANAFQQAVNGRVRNATDAYTSTLLNFAVGTGVLLVAFLIHGLVGGFTAELSGTPWYLFLGGPFGIVFIGISVVAVAPLGVLRLALSLVTGQLIGSVLLDLLLPGANTVVTVWTFVGLGVALLAVAFTSLPLPRRGGDGTIARPVHGLGPHRDE encoded by the coding sequence GTGCAGACCCTGCTCTGGATCGCGCTGACGGTCGTGGGCGGTGGGTTCATCGCCGCGCAGTCGCGCGTCAACGGTGAGCTCGGGAGCCGGATCGGGGATCCGTACGCGGCCGCCCTGATCTCGTTCGGCCTCGGATTCGTGCTGCTCATGTTCGCGGCCGTCGGCTCACGATCGCGCGGCGGCGCGCTCCCGTCCGTCGTGCGTGCCGTGCGCGAGGGGCGGCTCGCCTGGTGGCAGGTGCTCGGTGGCGCGGGCGGCGCGCTGCTCGTGTTCTCCCAGTCGCTCACGACGCCGCTGCTCGGCGTCGCGCTGTTCACGATCGCGGTCGTGGCGGGACAGACCGCGGGTGGCCTGCTCGTCGACCGTGCGGGGCTCGGCCCGGCCGGTGTCCAGTCCGTCACGGCACGCCGACTCATCGGCGCCCTGCTCGTGATCGCGGCCGTCGCCGTCACCGTCGGCGGTCGTATCGAGGGTGGCTTCCCGTACGCACTGCTCCTGTTCCCGTTCTGCTCCGGGCTCGCGAACGCGTTCCAGCAGGCCGTCAACGGGCGGGTGCGCAATGCGACCGACGCGTACACGTCGACGCTCCTCAACTTCGCCGTCGGGACGGGCGTGCTCCTCGTCGCGTTCCTCATTCACGGCCTCGTCGGCGGATTCACGGCCGAACTGTCCGGCACGCCGTGGTACCTGTTCCTCGGTGGACCGTTCGGCATCGTGTTCATCGGGATCTCGGTCGTCGCGGTCGCTCCGCTCGGGGTGCTGCGGCTCGCGCTCTCGCTCGTGACGGGTCAGCTCATCGGTTCCGTCCTGCTCGATCTCCTGCTGCCCGGCGCGAACACCGTCGTGACGGTGTGGACGTTCGTCGGCCTCGGTGTCGCGCTGCTCGCGGTCGCGTTCACGTCGCTGCCGCTCCCGCGTCGGGGCGGCGACGGGACGATCGCCCGCCCCGTGCACGGCCTCGGGCCGCACAGGGACGAGTAG
- a CDS encoding (deoxy)nucleoside triphosphate pyrophosphohydrolase: MSESVRVVAAVIVDGDRVLACRRAAHVRDGGAWEFPGGKVEPGESPREALVREIREELGVDIEVAELLDRSDTALGERTIDLACYLATLTGAAPRASTDHDRLEWVTRGALLPRAWAAPDLPVVELLRARPTFRPPDAGGATGPGPRA; encoded by the coding sequence ATGAGCGAGTCCGTCCGGGTCGTGGCAGCCGTGATCGTCGACGGGGATCGCGTGCTCGCGTGTCGTCGCGCCGCGCACGTGCGCGACGGCGGCGCGTGGGAGTTCCCGGGCGGCAAGGTCGAGCCGGGCGAGTCACCGCGCGAGGCACTCGTGCGGGAGATCCGGGAGGAACTCGGCGTCGACATCGAGGTGGCCGAGCTCCTCGATCGTTCCGACACGGCGCTCGGCGAGCGCACCATCGACCTGGCCTGCTATCTCGCGACGCTCACCGGTGCCGCGCCACGGGCGAGCACGGACCACGATCGACTCGAGTGGGTGACGCGTGGCGCCCTCCTGCCCCGTGCGTGGGCGGCACCCGATCTGCCTGTCGTCGAGCTGCTCCGCGCACGGCCGACGTTCCGTCCGCCCGACGCCGGTGGCGCGACGGGACCCGGACCGCGGGCGTGA
- a CDS encoding LppP/LprE family lipoprotein, whose product MMYHTKRPITSIAGATALLFAAAGLAGCAGTGTPGPTESAPATTQAAPASDATTQPAEPDCTELDAETALRESIDEVPKPSNLSDLEWDMESVDLTSYNACSALSWLVVGPVGATGSSPHQIMLFHDGEYIGTATKIAYGFTPEVTRVEDNEISVTYTYLEPGDANADPSVRATATFTLDEKSGSVDMSGDVPLDEQD is encoded by the coding sequence ATGATGTATCACACGAAACGCCCCATCACCTCGATCGCAGGAGCGACGGCGCTCCTGTTCGCCGCCGCCGGTCTCGCGGGCTGCGCCGGAACGGGGACGCCAGGCCCCACCGAGAGCGCGCCCGCGACGACGCAGGCGGCGCCCGCGAGCGATGCGACGACGCAGCCCGCGGAGCCGGACTGCACCGAGCTCGACGCGGAGACGGCACTCCGGGAGTCGATCGACGAGGTCCCGAAGCCCAGCAACCTGAGCGATCTGGAGTGGGACATGGAATCGGTCGACCTGACCTCGTACAACGCGTGCTCGGCACTGTCGTGGCTCGTCGTCGGGCCGGTCGGTGCGACGGGGTCGTCACCGCACCAGATCATGCTGTTCCACGACGGCGAGTACATCGGGACGGCGACGAAGATCGCCTACGGCTTCACGCCCGAGGTGACGCGCGTCGAGGACAACGAGATCTCGGTCACCTACACCTACCTCGAGCCGGGCGACGCCAACGCGGACCCGAGCGTCCGCGCGACGGCCACGTTCACGTTGGACGAGAAGAGCGGATCGGTGGACATGAGCGGCGACGTGCCGCTCGATGAGCAGGACTGA
- a CDS encoding class I SAM-dependent methyltransferase has protein sequence MIEDDIRAAYTGRADEYTDLLGSIEDMEAPDVSRIAAWADERTGAVLDAGCGPGHWTAFLADRGLDARGVDLVPAFVSGARARFPRCRFEVGDLERLPFEDACFDGVLAWYSLIHREPARMPSALAELRRVMRPGASLLVGFFTGDVLEPFAHAVTPAYRWPVDALVRVVEENGFRVDDTETRRRPGARTHASISAHRAVSSAIE, from the coding sequence GTGATCGAGGACGACATCCGAGCGGCGTACACCGGGCGAGCGGACGAGTACACGGACCTGCTCGGCTCGATCGAGGACATGGAGGCCCCGGACGTGTCGCGCATCGCAGCGTGGGCGGACGAGCGCACGGGCGCGGTGCTCGATGCCGGTTGTGGTCCCGGGCACTGGACCGCGTTCCTCGCCGACCGTGGCCTCGACGCCCGCGGCGTCGATCTCGTCCCGGCGTTCGTGTCGGGCGCACGCGCGCGCTTCCCGCGTTGCCGGTTCGAGGTCGGCGACCTCGAGCGACTCCCGTTCGAGGACGCGTGTTTCGACGGCGTGCTCGCCTGGTACTCGCTCATCCACCGCGAGCCCGCCCGGATGCCGTCCGCGCTCGCGGAACTCCGCCGCGTCATGCGCCCCGGCGCATCGCTGCTCGTCGGTTTCTTCACCGGCGACGTGCTCGAACCGTTCGCGCACGCCGTGACGCCCGCGTACCGCTGGCCCGTCGATGCGCTCGTCCGCGTCGTCGAGGAGAACGGGTTCCGCGTGGACGACACCGAGACGCGACGTCGACCGGGCGCGCGCACGCACGCGTCGATCTCGGCGCACCGGGCGGTTTCGTCGGCGATCGAGTGA
- a CDS encoding DUF6630 family protein: MTSEPTRHWARLSRALGLDEAGADAVALAADDPAGYFSAHAEELAAAWIHEADEVSAELVLTMRLIDAGRAIPIDSKCTPDEVAADLQETGPVQDAGIEVPVPDAQDSAGALAAAFRAGLEPLGIGLAVVAVDSSDVPLVVFPAERSSDIAEAAHAVARSSGSDEGPITWI, from the coding sequence ATGACGAGCGAACCGACCCGGCACTGGGCCCGGCTCTCGCGGGCACTCGGGCTCGACGAGGCCGGTGCGGACGCCGTGGCGCTCGCCGCCGACGACCCCGCGGGTTACTTCTCGGCCCATGCCGAGGAACTCGCGGCCGCCTGGATCCACGAGGCCGACGAGGTGTCCGCCGAACTCGTGCTCACCATGCGGCTCATCGACGCCGGCCGCGCGATCCCGATCGACAGCAAGTGCACCCCCGACGAGGTCGCAGCCGATCTGCAGGAGACGGGTCCCGTGCAGGACGCGGGCATCGAGGTTCCCGTGCCCGACGCGCAGGACTCCGCCGGGGCGCTCGCCGCGGCCTTCCGTGCGGGGCTCGAACCGTTGGGGATCGGCCTCGCGGTCGTCGCGGTCGACTCGAGCGACGTCCCGCTCGTCGTCTTTCCCGCGGAACGCAGCTCCGACATCGCCGAGGCGGCCCACGCCGTCGCACGGTCGAGCGGATCGGACGAGGGCCCCATCACCTGGATCTGA
- a CDS encoding DUF6891 domain-containing protein, translating to MTLRHPVVDSAFPPGDGTLSGRLMLDVALGLDDTDDILDDLEELLEDGEFHEFYPDDKVPTVREVRTLLADVVAEHNRLVTETSPQRDAFFAALRALTERDVLASFSGTTLSDAVGDAFQLATELQDAGEEVRGFVFSHRQDLERLITDDHLTVGFGSVADDDAEAAAIGALALDAFTRAGLDATWDGDVDHRIEIRGLRWAAPFDG from the coding sequence ATGACGCTACGCCACCCGGTCGTCGACAGTGCGTTCCCGCCCGGCGACGGGACCCTCTCGGGACGGCTCATGCTCGATGTGGCGCTCGGTCTGGACGACACCGACGACATCCTCGACGACCTCGAGGAGTTGCTCGAGGACGGCGAGTTCCACGAGTTCTACCCGGACGACAAGGTCCCGACGGTCCGGGAGGTGCGCACCCTGCTCGCCGACGTCGTGGCCGAGCACAATCGGCTCGTCACGGAGACCTCGCCGCAGCGGGACGCGTTCTTCGCCGCGCTTCGCGCACTCACGGAGCGCGACGTGCTCGCCTCGTTCTCCGGCACCACGCTGAGCGACGCGGTCGGCGACGCGTTCCAGCTCGCGACGGAGTTGCAGGACGCGGGCGAGGAGGTGCGCGGCTTCGTGTTCAGCCACCGGCAGGACCTCGAACGGCTCATCACCGACGACCACCTGACCGTGGGCTTCGGCTCGGTCGCGGACGACGACGCCGAGGCGGCGGCCATCGGCGCGCTCGCGCTCGACGCGTTCACGCGGGCGGGGCTCGACGCGACGTGGGACGGCGATGTGGATCACCGGATCGAGATCCGCGGTCTGCGTTGGGCGGCACCCTTCGACGGCTGA
- a CDS encoding cyclase family protein — protein MLDLSLPIVAGMAVYPGDPDVTSGPALDLVADGVAVTALALGSHTGTHLDAPAHVVPGGRTSGRIALDELLGDAIVVHLPRSSLPSGDRYGLAELDRAITGGLPERLPPIVLIDTGRHDRSSVDRSPDDRSSVERSADDRSSDDRGPEHRGLGPAAATELLRRGMHVLALDAESPDTAGSLAVHEIVLGADGLIVENLTNVAGLPERVRVGFFPLPIDADGAPVRAVAFV, from the coding sequence ATGCTCGATCTCAGCCTGCCCATCGTCGCGGGAATGGCCGTCTACCCCGGTGATCCGGACGTGACGTCCGGTCCCGCGCTCGACCTCGTCGCCGACGGCGTCGCCGTCACGGCCCTGGCCCTCGGGAGCCACACCGGCACGCACCTCGATGCCCCGGCCCACGTCGTCCCCGGCGGACGCACGTCGGGGCGGATCGCGCTGGACGAGCTCCTCGGCGACGCGATCGTCGTGCACCTCCCGCGCTCGAGCCTCCCGTCCGGCGATCGGTACGGTCTCGCTGAACTCGACCGTGCGATCACGGGCGGCCTGCCCGAGCGACTTCCCCCGATCGTGTTGATCGACACCGGCCGACACGATCGCTCGTCCGTCGATCGCTCACCCGACGATCGCTCGTCCGTCGAACGCTCAGCGGATGATCGCTCGTCCGACGATCGCGGCCCGGAGCACCGCGGACTCGGCCCGGCGGCCGCGACGGAACTCCTGCGGCGCGGGATGCACGTCCTCGCGCTCGATGCCGAGAGCCCCGACACGGCGGGGTCGCTCGCCGTCCACGAGATCGTGCTCGGCGCCGACGGACTCATCGTGGAGAACCTCACGAACGTCGCGGGGCTCCCGGAGCGAGTACGGGTCGGATTCTTCCCGCTACCGATCGACGCGGACGGGGCGCCGGTCAGGGCGGTGGCGTTCGTCTGA
- a CDS encoding CPBP family intramembrane glutamic endopeptidase codes for MPRAHEDPATSRGANGSPSSRAGDAAPPGPARARDGATVTVLAPRAGLAVAVIVLGLWLAALVTVLVTTPGGRPVSSDPGAPAVPYWVVLLPAAVAIAMTCWLPPRSPARPAGVGRRGRLLVTTAALVVLAVLFPVLTIVGRLSGEAYMLWKFVLFIVVPLLLVVSIRNAVRIERRGGWDRWLQPLFLVLVWLVLVLALAKIAPWTPTYDLGGVDRLTLVVAASATAVTTGFGEELFYRRLLQTRLEAMLGAPGGIALASLAFALTHLGSHGSGTPLLDAAQVVVVQGSFGALAGVLWWRYRNVTAIVALHVLVNGWDPLVALLA; via the coding sequence ATGCCACGTGCACACGAGGATCCCGCGACGTCGCGCGGTGCGAACGGCTCGCCGTCGAGCCGAGCGGGGGACGCCGCGCCGCCGGGCCCGGCCCGTGCCCGCGACGGCGCGACGGTGACCGTGCTCGCTCCGCGCGCCGGACTCGCCGTCGCCGTCATCGTGCTCGGACTGTGGCTCGCGGCCCTCGTGACCGTCCTCGTCACCACGCCCGGTGGCCGACCCGTCTCGAGCGACCCCGGGGCGCCGGCCGTCCCGTACTGGGTCGTGCTGCTCCCGGCCGCGGTCGCGATCGCCATGACGTGCTGGCTTCCGCCGCGATCCCCCGCACGTCCTGCTGGTGTCGGACGTCGCGGACGACTCCTCGTGACCACGGCCGCCCTCGTCGTGCTCGCCGTCCTCTTCCCGGTGCTCACGATCGTCGGCCGTCTCTCGGGCGAGGCCTACATGCTGTGGAAGTTCGTGCTCTTCATCGTCGTTCCGCTCCTCCTCGTCGTGAGCATCCGCAACGCCGTGCGCATCGAGCGACGCGGCGGATGGGACCGGTGGCTCCAGCCCCTGTTCCTCGTCCTCGTCTGGCTCGTGCTCGTGCTCGCGCTCGCGAAGATCGCACCATGGACTCCCACGTACGACCTCGGCGGTGTCGACCGGCTCACGCTCGTCGTCGCGGCGAGCGCGACGGCCGTGACCACCGGCTTCGGGGAGGAGCTCTTCTACCGTCGTCTGCTCCAGACGCGCCTCGAGGCGATGCTGGGTGCGCCGGGCGGCATCGCACTCGCGTCGCTCGCGTTCGCGCTCACGCACCTCGGGTCACACGGCTCCGGCACGCCGCTGCTCGATGCTGCGCAGGTCGTCGTCGTCCAGGGATCATTCGGTGCACTCGCCGGTGTGTTGTGGTGGCGGTATCGGAACGTCACCGCGATCGTCGCCCTGCACGTCCTCGTGAACGGCTGGGACCCCCTCGTCGCCCTGCTCGCCTGA
- a CDS encoding response regulator gives MIRVLLADDHATVRSGVRLLLERAGDIEVVGEAADGAAAIGDARALRPDVVLMDARMPGIDGIEATAAITARRLAAVLVLTTYDLDEVVFGVLRAGAAGILLKTVEPDVLIDAVRRVAAGDGVMAPEVTRRVLEHFVVAPGGRSGGIVDPAEAEARADADRAPSFRLDDSSVAGLTPREREVLGVLGRGLSNAGIARTLGVTEATAKTHVSRILTKLGLVSRMQAAIAARELGLDR, from the coding sequence ATGATCCGCGTCCTGCTCGCGGACGACCACGCGACGGTTCGCAGCGGCGTCCGTCTCCTGCTCGAGCGGGCCGGGGACATCGAGGTCGTCGGCGAGGCGGCTGACGGTGCCGCCGCGATCGGCGACGCGCGCGCACTGCGTCCCGATGTCGTGCTCATGGATGCGCGGATGCCGGGCATCGACGGCATCGAGGCGACCGCGGCGATCACGGCCAGGCGGCTCGCGGCCGTGCTCGTCCTCACGACCTACGACCTCGACGAGGTCGTCTTCGGCGTGCTCCGCGCGGGCGCGGCCGGCATCCTGCTCAAGACCGTCGAACCGGACGTGCTCATCGACGCGGTCCGGCGCGTGGCTGCGGGCGACGGCGTCATGGCCCCGGAGGTGACGCGGCGGGTGCTCGAGCACTTCGTCGTGGCGCCGGGTGGGCGATCCGGCGGCATCGTCGACCCCGCCGAGGCCGAGGCCCGGGCGGATGCCGATCGGGCGCCGTCGTTCCGGCTCGACGACAGCTCGGTCGCGGGCCTCACACCGCGGGAGCGGGAGGTGCTCGGGGTGCTCGGTCGGGGACTGTCGAACGCCGGGATCGCGCGGACGCTCGGCGTCACTGAGGCGACCGCGAAGACGCACGTCTCACGGATCCTCACGAAGCTCGGTCTCGTATCGCGCATGCAGGCCGCGATCGCCGCGAGGGAGCTCGGACTCGACCGGTAG
- a CDS encoding sensor histidine kinase, giving the protein MRPSPRPTRTDVALAVALVVVGAVSILSGDPPRWQFPLEDPAPLVPAWVPVLLVVASLAAVLLKRRWMYAALVIASVTALLNTMVGVMLVSWIALCDVLYLVGERSSRRGRVVGTVVCCVVIMGFGIFTLAVTGDLENAIGGMLALFAALVVPFWWGVSVQQERAIANLADERATLSTALAERAVRDSAAERAEAVARERAAVARDLHDVVSARLSAIALHSAAALAEAPDTERDRRALEDVRAASVASISEMRELIEVLRSGEDRLDATNGMREGRDGPLLDPGELAAWAVGAGLTVDLRVDESALGSLPAPFARELAPVAREALVNALKYGTDRVRIAFDGSSDAVRLCIENPIDADAARLPTGGAGLASMRERVSAIGGSIASGPVPVDDDETDASSGTTGDGPGAASPEAAVVRTWRVDVRVPIRAAAER; this is encoded by the coding sequence ATGCGCCCGTCCCCCCGACCGACCCGCACCGACGTCGCGCTCGCCGTCGCGCTCGTCGTCGTCGGCGCCGTCTCGATCCTGAGCGGCGACCCACCACGATGGCAGTTCCCGCTCGAAGACCCGGCACCGCTCGTCCCGGCGTGGGTGCCGGTGCTGCTCGTCGTCGCATCGCTCGCGGCCGTCCTGCTCAAACGACGGTGGATGTACGCGGCACTCGTGATCGCATCCGTGACGGCCCTCCTCAACACCATGGTCGGCGTGATGCTCGTGAGCTGGATCGCGCTGTGCGACGTGCTCTACCTCGTCGGCGAACGTTCGAGCCGCCGCGGACGCGTCGTCGGAACCGTCGTCTGCTGCGTCGTGATCATGGGGTTCGGCATCTTCACGCTCGCCGTGACGGGCGATCTCGAGAACGCGATCGGCGGCATGCTCGCACTCTTCGCGGCGCTCGTCGTGCCGTTCTGGTGGGGCGTCTCGGTGCAGCAGGAGCGGGCGATCGCGAACCTCGCCGACGAGCGGGCGACGCTCAGCACGGCGCTCGCGGAGCGGGCCGTGCGCGATTCGGCCGCCGAGCGTGCCGAGGCCGTCGCGCGGGAGCGTGCGGCAGTCGCCCGGGATCTGCACGACGTCGTCTCCGCCAGGCTCTCCGCCATCGCGCTCCACTCGGCCGCGGCGCTCGCCGAAGCACCGGACACCGAACGCGACCGGCGCGCGCTCGAGGACGTGCGGGCGGCGAGCGTCGCGTCGATCAGTGAGATGCGCGAACTCATCGAGGTCCTGCGCTCAGGGGAAGATCGTCTCGACGCGACGAACGGAATGCGCGAGGGCCGCGACGGACCGCTGTTGGATCCGGGCGAGCTCGCGGCGTGGGCGGTCGGCGCGGGGCTCACGGTGGATCTTCGGGTCGACGAGTCCGCGCTCGGCTCCCTGCCCGCCCCATTCGCCCGCGAACTCGCGCCCGTCGCCCGCGAAGCGCTCGTGAACGCCCTCAAGTACGGGACCGATCGCGTGCGCATCGCATTCGACGGTTCATCGGACGCGGTGCGGTTGTGCATCGAGAACCCGATCGACGCCGACGCGGCACGGTTGCCGACCGGTGGTGCGGGGCTCGCGTCGATGCGTGAACGGGTGTCGGCGATCGGCGGTTCGATCGCGTCGGGGCCGGTGCCCGTCGACGACGACGAGACGGACGCCTCGTCGGGGACCACGGGCGACGGCCCCGGGGCCGCGTCGCCCGAAGCCGCGGTGGTGCGGACGTGGCGCGTCGACGTGCGTGTCCCGATCCGAGCGGCGGCGGAACGATGA
- a CDS encoding GAP family protein — protein MFALAIDPAALDGTPLFGALALLALLDSLSFGTLLIPLWLLLVPGRVRLGRMLLYLGTIVVFYAAVGVVLMLGASVAFDALRDALETPVAYGVQLVLGVGLFALSFALDSPRAKREGPARAARWRARAMGGEVGAEREATTATAHAVSPADAHVITGPEPSTRTSTHVGPGAGQDPDPSAIAHPGRGGRGRPAADHADAAGAGTAGRQGRPNRAVRGSVAALMGLALTAAALEVATMLPYLAGIGMITAAEPAWDARTALLLGYCLVMVLPAIVLTVLRIVAAPLVAAPLARLEAWLSKSAASTTAWIVGIVGVLLALDALRTLGPLIGT, from the coding sequence ATGTTCGCTCTCGCCATCGACCCCGCCGCGCTCGACGGGACGCCGCTGTTCGGCGCGCTCGCGCTCCTCGCGCTCCTCGACTCCCTGAGCTTCGGGACGCTGCTCATCCCGCTCTGGCTGCTCCTCGTGCCCGGCCGCGTGCGGCTCGGCCGCATGCTGCTCTATCTGGGCACGATCGTCGTCTTCTACGCGGCGGTCGGGGTGGTGCTCATGCTCGGCGCCTCGGTCGCGTTCGACGCGCTGCGCGACGCGCTCGAGACCCCGGTCGCGTACGGCGTACAGCTCGTGCTCGGCGTCGGCCTGTTCGCGCTGAGTTTCGCACTCGACTCCCCGCGAGCGAAGCGGGAGGGACCGGCGCGTGCGGCGCGATGGCGGGCGCGGGCGATGGGCGGCGAGGTCGGCGCCGAGCGGGAGGCCACGACGGCCACGGCGCACGCGGTGAGCCCAGCCGACGCGCACGTGATCACGGGACCCGAACCGTCCACGAGGACGAGCACGCACGTGGGTCCGGGCGCGGGGCAGGACCCGGACCCGAGCGCGATCGCGCACCCGGGCCGCGGTGGTCGTGGGCGTCCGGCCGCCGATCACGCCGACGCCGCGGGCGCCGGCACGGCCGGGCGGCAGGGGCGCCCGAACCGCGCCGTGCGGGGCTCCGTCGCGGCGCTCATGGGGCTCGCGCTCACGGCGGCCGCGCTCGAGGTGGCGACGATGCTGCCGTATCTCGCGGGCATCGGAATGATCACGGCGGCCGAGCCGGCCTGGGACGCGCGCACGGCGTTGCTGCTCGGCTACTGCCTCGTGATGGTGCTGCCGGCGATCGTCCTGACGGTGTTGCGCATCGTCGCGGCACCGCTCGTGGCGGCCCCGCTGGCCCGGCTGGAGGCGTGGCTCTCGAAGTCGGCGGCGAGCACGACGGCGTGGATCGTCGGCATCGTCGGCGTCCTGCTCGCGCTCGACGCCCTGCGCACGCTCGGCCCCCTGATCGGCACGTGA